The Flavobacterium marginilacus genome window below encodes:
- a CDS encoding valine--tRNA ligase: protein MTIPAQFDAKTIENKWYDYWMKNNYFHSEPDHRTPYSIVIPPPNVTGVLHMGHMLNNTIQDVLIRRARLKGFNACWVPGTDHASIATEAKVVAKLKSEGINKSDLTREEFLKHAYDWTDKYGGTILEQLKQLGCSCDWERTKFTMDPDMSASVIKSFVDLYNKGLIYRGYRMVNWDPEAKTTLSDEEVIYEEQQGKLFFLKYKIEGSEDFLTVATTRPETIFGDTAICINPNDERFTHLKGKKAIVPICGRVIPIIEDEYVDVEFGTGCLKVTPAHDVNDKTLGEKHNLEIIDIFNEDATLNSFGLHYQGKDRFVVRAEIAKELEESGALVKTEIHLNKVGTSERTKAVIEPRLSDQWFLKMDDLVKPAIKSVLEDGDIKLHPKRFDNTYAHWLNNIRDWNISRQLWWGQQIPAYYYGDGKEDFVVAETIEEALALAKERTNNQQLTTDNLTQDADALDTWFSSWLWPMSVFGGIMDPENEDFKYYYPTNDLVTGPDILFFWVARMIIAGYEYAGEKPFSNVYLTGLVRDKQRRKMSKSLGNSPEPLELIEKFGADGVRVGLLLSASAGNDIMFDEELCNQGKGFTNKIWNAFKLIKGWEVSDSITQPESSKVAIEWYEAKLQQTLLEIEDNFEKYRISDALMGIYKLVWDDFCSWFLEMIKPAYQQPIDSVTFAKAIEMLENNLKLLHPFMPFLTEEIWQHIAERTPEEALIVSTWPELKPFDAKLITDFENSIEVISGIRTIRKDKNIPFKDAIELKVVNNDKASVYFDSVVAKLGNITSLEYVSDKVDGALSFRVKSNEYFIPITGNIDVEAEITKLTEELTYIQGFLKSVQVKLSNEKFVANAKPEIIENERKKEADALSKIATIEQSLAGLK, encoded by the coding sequence ATGACAATTCCTGCACAATTTGACGCTAAAACTATTGAAAATAAATGGTATGATTACTGGATGAAGAATAATTATTTTCATTCGGAGCCTGACCATAGAACACCTTATTCTATTGTAATTCCGCCACCCAATGTGACTGGAGTATTGCACATGGGACACATGCTTAATAATACTATTCAAGATGTTTTAATTAGAAGAGCACGTTTGAAAGGTTTTAATGCTTGCTGGGTACCTGGAACCGATCACGCTTCGATTGCAACAGAGGCAAAAGTAGTTGCCAAATTAAAATCGGAAGGAATCAATAAATCGGATTTGACCCGTGAGGAGTTTTTAAAACACGCTTACGATTGGACAGATAAATACGGAGGAACAATCTTAGAACAGTTGAAACAATTGGGCTGTTCCTGTGATTGGGAAAGAACCAAATTCACGATGGATCCAGATATGTCGGCATCTGTAATTAAATCTTTTGTGGATTTATACAACAAAGGATTGATTTACCGCGGTTACCGAATGGTAAACTGGGATCCAGAAGCCAAAACCACTTTGTCTGATGAAGAAGTTATTTATGAAGAACAACAAGGAAAATTATTTTTCCTAAAATATAAAATCGAAGGTTCAGAAGATTTCTTGACTGTCGCAACAACTCGTCCGGAAACTATTTTTGGAGATACTGCCATTTGCATTAATCCAAATGACGAGCGTTTCACTCATTTGAAAGGAAAGAAAGCGATTGTGCCAATTTGCGGTCGTGTTATTCCAATTATCGAAGATGAATATGTAGATGTAGAGTTTGGAACAGGCTGTTTGAAAGTAACGCCTGCTCATGATGTAAATGATAAAACATTAGGGGAGAAGCACAATCTGGAAATCATTGACATTTTCAATGAAGATGCTACTTTGAACAGTTTTGGATTGCATTACCAAGGGAAAGATCGTTTTGTGGTTCGTGCCGAAATTGCAAAAGAATTAGAAGAATCTGGAGCTTTGGTAAAAACCGAAATCCACTTAAATAAAGTAGGAACTTCTGAAAGAACAAAAGCGGTAATCGAACCACGTTTGTCCGATCAATGGTTTTTGAAAATGGATGATTTGGTAAAACCAGCTATTAAATCGGTTTTGGAAGACGGTGATATTAAACTGCATCCAAAACGTTTTGACAATACCTATGCACATTGGTTAAATAATATCCGTGATTGGAATATTTCCCGTCAATTGTGGTGGGGACAGCAGATTCCGGCTTATTATTATGGCGATGGAAAAGAGGATTTTGTAGTTGCTGAAACTATTGAAGAAGCTTTAGCTTTAGCTAAAGAAAGAACCAACAACCAGCAACTGACAACCGACAACCTTACTCAAGATGCCGATGCACTTGATACTTGGTTTTCTTCGTGGTTGTGGCCAATGTCTGTTTTTGGTGGAATTATGGATCCTGAAAACGAAGATTTCAAATATTATTATCCAACCAATGATTTAGTTACGGGTCCGGATATTTTGTTTTTCTGGGTGGCGAGAATGATTATTGCAGGTTATGAATATGCAGGAGAAAAACCATTCTCGAATGTGTATTTAACAGGTTTGGTTCGTGACAAACAAAGACGTAAAATGTCTAAATCGTTGGGTAATTCACCAGAACCTTTAGAATTAATTGAAAAATTTGGTGCTGATGGTGTTCGTGTAGGATTGCTTTTGAGCGCTTCTGCAGGGAATGATATTATGTTTGACGAAGAATTGTGCAATCAAGGAAAAGGTTTTACCAATAAAATCTGGAATGCCTTCAAATTGATCAAAGGCTGGGAAGTTTCAGATTCAATTACACAGCCGGAATCTTCAAAAGTGGCGATTGAATGGTACGAAGCCAAATTACAGCAGACACTTTTGGAAATCGAGGATAATTTCGAAAAATATAGAATTTCTGATGCCTTGATGGGAATTTACAAATTGGTTTGGGACGATTTCTGTTCTTGGTTTTTGGAAATGATAAAACCAGCGTACCAACAGCCGATTGACAGCGTTACTTTTGCGAAAGCAATAGAAATGCTGGAAAATAATTTGAAATTATTACATCCATTTATGCCATTTTTGACAGAAGAAATTTGGCAGCATATTGCAGAAAGAACTCCTGAAGAAGCTTTAATTGTTTCAACTTGGCCAGAATTGAAACCGTTCGATGCCAAATTAATTACTGATTTTGAAAATTCAATCGAGGTGATTTCTGGAATCAGAACCATTCGTAAAGACAAGAATATTCCATTTAAGGATGCGATTGAATTGAAAGTAGTAAACAATGACAAAGCTTCTGTTTATTTTGATTCGGTTGTAGCCAAATTAGGAAACATTACATCTTTAGAATATGTTTCGGATAAAGTGGACGGAGCGTTGTCTTTCCGTGTGAAATCAAATGAATATTTCATTCCGATTACCGGAAATATTGATGTTGAAGCCGAAATAACAAAGCTGACTGAAGAGTTAACTTATATTCAAGGATTCTTGAAATCGGTGCAGGTGAAGCTGTCAAACGAAAAGTTTGTAGCCAATGCAAAACCCGAAATTATCGAAAACGAACGCAAAAAAGAAGCCGATGCGCTTTCTAAAATTGCTACAATTGAGCAGAGTCTGGCTGGATTGAAATAA
- a CDS encoding DUF1573 domain-containing protein, whose amino-acid sequence MKKITALIVLLFISYIGFAQNGPKIEIQQSNNTIDYGQVNKSSDNGIRNFTFTNNGDAPLSITGIQSTASFTILYKPNQPIAPGKSDKIEIKYNMVPGPIRKTITLETNAVNYDGGRVPLKIKGEVLTN is encoded by the coding sequence ATGAAAAAAATTACAGCACTTATCGTCCTGCTTTTTATAAGCTATATAGGATTTGCTCAAAATGGTCCTAAGATTGAAATACAGCAATCTAACAACACTATTGATTACGGACAAGTAAATAAGTCTTCCGATAATGGAATCCGGAACTTTACATTTACCAATAACGGCGATGCACCATTAAGCATAACCGGAATCCAGTCTACTGCCAGTTTCACTATACTGTACAAACCTAATCAGCCTATTGCTCCTGGAAAATCAGACAAAATTGAAATAAAATACAATATGGTGCCAGGTCCGATACGCAAAACCATTACACTGGAAACTAATGCCGTAAATTATGACGGTGGCCGTGTTCCTCTCAAAATTAAAGGAGAAGTCCTTACAAACTAG
- a CDS encoding PDZ domain-containing protein, protein MKKKSVFFLLLLTIMPVFAQEGFVFDKGIEKVTVPIVLINNLVFIPIKVNGVELNFLLDTGVEETILFSLEDNPEVSFFNSEKISLRGLGSEEAIEGLKTTNNILELDGVKATRQLIYVILDQSFNLSSQIGVPVNGIIGCQFFRENLVRIDYANKKVIVYKNLEANRKKIEKRFDRVPITIEKYKPYIVGTVDIENSKVQTKMLLDTGNSDSVWLFQNLSSEIKVPSKNFDDFLGKGFSGEIEGKRARVASYSFGNYTFKSPIVAFPDSSSIKNVRMVKDRAGSLGGEILKRFSVVFDYKNESLFLKKNSGFGEPFSYNKSGIEIKHNGIQWVKETVKLETVPLSGSVSFNSEGRNITNDFKYKFELKPIYEIANVRKNSPAAKSGLQTGDIIITINKVPVYHYSLQKLNELFKSEEDKKFYMEVERNGKPFKFSFHLTDDL, encoded by the coding sequence ATGAAGAAAAAAAGTGTATTTTTTCTTTTATTACTGACAATAATGCCTGTTTTTGCTCAGGAGGGTTTTGTATTTGATAAAGGAATTGAGAAAGTTACTGTTCCAATAGTTTTAATTAATAATTTAGTTTTTATACCTATAAAAGTAAATGGAGTAGAACTGAACTTTCTTTTGGATACAGGAGTTGAGGAAACTATTCTTTTTAGTCTGGAAGATAATCCGGAGGTTAGTTTTTTTAATTCCGAAAAAATAAGTCTGCGTGGTTTGGGAAGCGAAGAAGCTATTGAAGGATTGAAAACAACCAATAATATTTTGGAATTAGACGGGGTTAAAGCAACCCGACAGCTTATTTACGTAATTCTCGACCAGAGTTTCAATCTTTCTTCGCAAATAGGCGTTCCAGTAAATGGAATTATAGGATGTCAGTTTTTTAGAGAGAATTTGGTTCGTATTGATTATGCGAATAAAAAAGTTATCGTTTATAAAAATCTTGAAGCAAATCGGAAAAAAATAGAGAAAAGATTTGACAGGGTGCCAATCACAATTGAAAAATATAAACCTTATATAGTAGGAACAGTTGATATTGAGAACTCTAAAGTTCAGACTAAAATGTTATTGGATACCGGAAACAGCGATTCGGTATGGCTTTTTCAAAATTTATCGAGTGAAATTAAAGTCCCGTCTAAAAATTTTGATGATTTTTTAGGGAAAGGTTTTAGCGGTGAAATTGAAGGGAAAAGAGCCAGAGTTGCTAGTTATTCATTTGGTAATTATACTTTTAAGTCACCAATTGTAGCTTTTCCAGATTCTAGTTCTATAAAAAATGTTCGTATGGTTAAAGATCGGGCAGGATCGCTTGGGGGAGAAATATTGAAGCGTTTTTCGGTAGTTTTCGATTATAAAAACGAAAGCCTTTTCTTGAAGAAAAATTCAGGTTTTGGCGAACCTTTTAGTTATAATAAAAGCGGTATCGAAATAAAACACAATGGAATACAGTGGGTGAAAGAAACTGTCAAGCTGGAGACAGTGCCTTTGTCCGGCAGTGTCAGTTTTAATAGTGAGGGAAGAAATATCACGAATGATTTTAAATATAAATTTGAGCTCAAACCAATTTATGAAATAGCTAATGTTCGAAAAAATTCGCCAGCGGCAAAAAGCGGTCTTCAGACTGGAGATATAATTATTACGATTAATAAAGTGCCGGTTTATCATTATTCATTGCAAAAGCTAAATGAATTGTTTAAATCGGAAGAGGATAAAAAGTTTTATATGGAGGTTGAAAGAAATGGTAAGCCTTTTAAATTTTCATTTCATTTGACAGATGATTTGTAA
- a CDS encoding pyridoxal phosphate-dependent aminotransferase, producing MPEISIRGRRMPESPIRKLAPYADQAKKKGHKVYHLNIGQPDIKSPEVAINAIKNIDLAIIEYGPSAGYESYRKKLAKFYTKQDVKVGYEDIMITTGGSEALLFALGSIMDPGDEVIIPEPFYANYSAFSEESSAKVVPVISNIESGFTLPTIEEFERAITPKSKAILICNPNNPTGYLYSESEIKQLGELVKKHDLFLIADEVYREFIYDERDHHFSVMNLKGIEQNVIMIDSVSKRYSMCGARIGCMITKNREVIAAAMKFAQARLCPPTIEQIACEAAIDTPQSYFDEVIVEYKERRDILISELNKIDGVIVKTPKASFYCIAQLPIDNADDFAQWLLEKYELNGETVMIAPAAGFYSTPGVGLNQVRIAYVLKKEDLINAVRILKEAISVYNSK from the coding sequence ATGCCTGAAATTTCAATCAGAGGCCGGAGAATGCCGGAATCGCCAATCCGAAAATTGGCTCCTTATGCTGACCAAGCTAAAAAAAAGGGTCATAAGGTTTATCATTTAAACATTGGACAACCCGATATAAAGAGTCCGGAAGTTGCAATAAATGCTATTAAAAATATAGATTTAGCTATCATCGAGTACGGTCCTTCAGCCGGATACGAAAGCTACCGAAAAAAACTGGCCAAATTTTACACTAAACAGGATGTAAAAGTTGGTTATGAAGATATAATGATAACAACAGGAGGTTCTGAAGCACTTTTATTTGCTCTTGGAAGTATCATGGATCCAGGAGATGAAGTTATCATTCCTGAGCCTTTTTATGCCAATTACAGTGCCTTCTCGGAAGAGTCAAGCGCAAAAGTGGTTCCTGTAATTTCTAACATCGAAAGCGGTTTCACACTGCCAACGATTGAAGAATTTGAAAGAGCTATTACGCCAAAATCAAAAGCGATCTTAATCTGTAACCCAAATAACCCAACAGGCTATTTATATTCGGAATCCGAAATTAAACAGCTGGGAGAATTGGTTAAAAAACACGATTTATTTTTGATTGCTGATGAAGTGTATCGTGAATTTATCTATGATGAAAGAGATCACCACTTTTCGGTAATGAACCTGAAAGGAATCGAGCAGAATGTGATCATGATTGATTCTGTTTCCAAAAGATACAGCATGTGCGGCGCACGTATTGGCTGTATGATTACTAAGAACAGAGAAGTTATCGCTGCCGCTATGAAATTTGCACAGGCTCGTTTATGTCCGCCTACAATCGAACAAATCGCCTGCGAAGCAGCTATTGACACGCCTCAAAGTTATTTTGACGAAGTAATCGTTGAATACAAGGAACGAAGAGATATTTTAATCAGCGAATTGAACAAAATAGACGGCGTAATCGTTAAGACTCCGAAAGCTTCTTTTTACTGTATTGCCCAATTGCCTATTGATAATGCCGATGATTTTGCACAATGGCTTTTGGAAAAATACGAACTGAATGGTGAAACGGTAATGATTGCTCCTGCTGCAGGATTTTATTCGACTCCGGGTGTTGGTTTGAATCAGGTTCGTATCGCTTATGTTTTGAAAAAAGAAGATTTGATTAATGCTGTTCGAATTTTGAAAGAGGCAATTAGCGTTTATAATTCGAAATAG
- the folE gene encoding GTP cyclohydrolase I FolE: MINNEEFQDEIGNNHISTNAKNPVRDDAFAITDDEKIEKIKKDVENILLTLGMDLTDDSLKGTPNRVAKMFVKEIFGGLNPDKKPKASTFENNYKYGEMLVEKNITLYSTCEHHLLPIIGRAHVAYISSGRVIGLSKMNRIVEHYAKRPQVQERLTMQIVQELQQALGTEDVACVIDAKHLCVNSRGIKDIESSTVTSEFGGKFKDPQTKREFLDYIKLNTSF; encoded by the coding sequence ATGATAAACAACGAAGAATTTCAGGACGAAATAGGAAACAATCATATTAGTACAAATGCTAAAAACCCTGTAAGAGACGATGCTTTTGCGATTACAGATGACGAAAAGATTGAAAAAATAAAAAAAGACGTCGAAAATATCCTTTTGACGCTGGGAATGGATTTAACGGACGACAGCCTTAAAGGAACTCCAAATCGTGTTGCCAAAATGTTTGTAAAAGAAATTTTTGGAGGATTGAATCCTGATAAAAAACCAAAAGCTTCGACTTTTGAAAACAATTACAAATACGGCGAAATGCTGGTTGAAAAAAACATTACGCTTTACTCTACCTGCGAACATCATTTATTGCCAATTATCGGAAGAGCACATGTGGCTTACATTTCGAGCGGAAGGGTTATTGGTCTTTCAAAAATGAACCGAATTGTAGAACATTATGCTAAGAGACCTCAAGTTCAGGAACGTTTGACAATGCAGATTGTTCAGGAGCTTCAGCAGGCCTTAGGGACGGAAGATGTTGCCTGCGTTATTGACGCTAAGCACCTTTGCGTGAATTCTAGAGGAATCAAAGATATCGAAAGCAGTACGGTAACTTCTGAATTTGGTGGAAAATTTAAAGATCCTCAAACGAAAAGAGAGTTTTTGGATTATATCAAATTGAACACTAGTTTCTAA
- the cysS gene encoding cysteine--tRNA ligase: MPLYKSQTLKIYNSLSGEKETFTPINEGNVGMYVCGPTVYSNVHLGNVRTFMSFDVIFRYLQHLDYKVRYVRNITDVGHIVDDVDEGEDKIAKKARLEQLEPMEVVQRYTVDFHDILNAFNFLPPSIEPTATGHIIEQIEIIKTIIDKGIGYVANGSVYFDVVKFNETNNYGVLSGRNIEDMLANTRDLDGQSDKRNPQDFALWKKAEPQHIMRWPSPWSDGFPGWHLECTAMSTKYLGNHFDIHGGGMDLKFPHHECEIAQNEACTGHTPVNYWMHANMLTLNGKKMAKSTGNNILPGEILTGDNAFLSKAFSASVARFFMLQAHYRSILDFSDEAIIAAEKGYKRLMDAMETLKAISAKETSSLDISGWKQLCYDAMNDDFNTPILIAQLFEGVRFINLLKDEKETLNPADLKLFTITMQAFVFDVLGLEEEKSNGNTDKLEGVVNMLIGMRKQARDNKDFAMSDQIRDQLITLGIQLKDGKEGTTFSIN; the protein is encoded by the coding sequence ATGCCATTATATAAAAGTCAAACCTTAAAAATATACAATTCTCTTTCGGGAGAAAAAGAAACATTTACGCCAATCAACGAAGGAAATGTGGGGATGTATGTATGCGGGCCTACAGTTTACAGCAATGTGCATCTTGGGAATGTGAGAACTTTTATGTCTTTTGACGTAATCTTTAGATACTTACAGCATTTGGATTATAAAGTACGCTATGTTCGAAACATTACTGATGTTGGACATATTGTAGACGATGTAGATGAAGGCGAGGACAAAATTGCCAAAAAAGCGCGTTTGGAACAATTGGAACCGATGGAAGTGGTTCAGAGATATACTGTAGATTTTCATGATATCCTGAATGCTTTTAACTTTTTACCTCCAAGTATCGAACCAACAGCAACCGGACATATTATCGAGCAAATCGAAATCATAAAAACCATTATCGATAAAGGAATTGGTTATGTGGCCAATGGATCAGTTTATTTTGATGTGGTTAAATTCAATGAAACTAACAATTACGGTGTATTAAGCGGTCGAAACATCGAAGACATGCTTGCCAATACCCGTGATCTTGACGGACAGTCGGACAAAAGAAACCCGCAGGATTTTGCACTTTGGAAAAAAGCCGAACCACAGCATATCATGCGCTGGCCTTCGCCTTGGAGCGACGGTTTTCCAGGCTGGCATTTGGAATGTACAGCAATGAGCACCAAATACCTTGGAAACCATTTTGATATTCACGGTGGCGGAATGGATTTGAAATTCCCGCATCATGAGTGCGAAATTGCACAAAACGAAGCCTGCACAGGTCATACTCCCGTAAATTACTGGATGCATGCCAATATGCTGACTTTGAACGGTAAAAAAATGGCAAAATCAACTGGAAATAATATTCTGCCGGGAGAAATTTTAACAGGCGACAATGCTTTTTTAAGCAAAGCTTTTTCGGCTTCAGTAGCGCGTTTCTTTATGTTACAGGCACATTACAGAAGCATTCTTGATTTCTCTGACGAAGCTATTATCGCTGCTGAAAAAGGATATAAAAGGCTGATGGACGCGATGGAAACTTTGAAAGCCATTTCGGCAAAAGAAACCAGCTCACTAGATATTTCTGGCTGGAAACAATTGTGCTACGATGCGATGAATGATGATTTCAATACGCCGATTCTTATTGCGCAGTTATTTGAAGGCGTTCGTTTTATTAATTTACTGAAAGACGAAAAAGAAACTTTAAATCCAGCAGATTTGAAACTATTTACCATAACAATGCAGGCTTTTGTATTTGATGTTTTGGGATTGGAAGAAGAAAAATCAAATGGCAATACTGATAAATTAGAAGGTGTCGTGAACATGCTTATCGGCATGCGTAAACAAGCAAGAGACAATAAAGATTTTGCAATGTCTGACCAAATCCGTGATCAATTAATAACATTAGGTATTCAGCTGAAAGACGGAAAGGAAGGAACAACTTTTAGTATAAATTGA
- the yidD gene encoding membrane protein insertion efficiency factor YidD, translating into MKFLTAPFILLVRFYQGAISPFTPASCRFEPTCSSYMIQALQIHGLFYGSYLGIRRILRCHPWGGKGYDPVPSSPQPSPKEKEKENKECKHNH; encoded by the coding sequence ATGAAATTTCTAACAGCTCCTTTTATTTTACTCGTTCGGTTTTATCAAGGAGCCATCTCGCCTTTTACCCCTGCATCCTGTCGCTTTGAGCCAACTTGTTCGAGTTATATGATTCAGGCTCTGCAGATTCACGGATTGTTTTATGGAAGCTATTTGGGTATAAGAAGAATATTGAGATGTCATCCTTGGGGCGGAAAAGGTTATGATCCGGTGCCATCCTCTCCCCAGCCTTCTCCAAAGGAGAAGGAGAAAGAAAACAAAGAATGTAAGCATAATCATTAA
- the lgt gene encoding prolipoprotein diacylglyceryl transferase, with amino-acid sequence MTHALNIIWNPSEGIDLGFFIIRYYSLMFVIAFGLGWYIMKHIFERENISIDKLDSLFVWTVLATLVGARLGHVFFYDWEYYRNNLAEIILPFRFTPKFQFTGYQGLASHGATISIIAAMYFFSKKVLHKPVLWILDRVVIPCASGAIFVRLGNFFNSEIVGKETTSAFGVRFVRDQFSPREAVNATQLPTPKDAYDAIAANPQFANLLQQVPAKHPAQLYEAFCYIFVFAALFFLYWKTDARKKSGFLFGLFLVLLFTVRIVVESVKESQGGFESDLGNVLSTGQWLSIPFILVGLYFVFTAKKTNEI; translated from the coding sequence ATGACACACGCTTTAAACATTATCTGGAATCCTTCTGAAGGTATTGACTTAGGTTTTTTCATTATTCGCTATTACAGTCTGATGTTTGTAATCGCTTTTGGATTGGGCTGGTATATCATGAAACATATTTTTGAAAGAGAGAATATTTCCATCGATAAATTAGATTCTTTATTTGTTTGGACAGTGTTAGCTACTTTGGTCGGTGCGCGTTTGGGACACGTTTTCTTTTACGACTGGGAATATTACCGCAACAATTTAGCCGAAATAATATTACCTTTCCGTTTCACTCCCAAATTTCAATTTACGGGATATCAAGGACTGGCAAGTCACGGAGCTACCATTTCAATTATCGCGGCGATGTATTTTTTCAGCAAAAAAGTACTCCACAAACCTGTTTTATGGATATTAGACAGAGTGGTTATCCCTTGTGCCAGCGGTGCTATTTTTGTAAGATTAGGAAATTTTTTCAATTCTGAAATCGTAGGTAAAGAAACTACATCTGCATTTGGAGTTCGTTTTGTTAGAGACCAATTTAGTCCAAGAGAGGCAGTCAATGCAACCCAGCTTCCAACACCAAAAGATGCCTACGACGCTATTGCTGCTAATCCTCAATTTGCAAATTTACTTCAACAGGTTCCCGCAAAGCATCCGGCGCAGTTATATGAGGCATTCTGTTATATCTTTGTATTTGCCGCATTATTTTTCCTTTATTGGAAAACAGATGCAAGAAAAAAATCAGGATTTTTATTTGGATTATTTTTAGTTCTTTTATTCACGGTACGTATTGTAGTCGAATCGGTAAAAGAGAGCCAGGGAGGCTTTGAAAGCGATTTAGGAAACGTATTATCAACAGGACAATGGCTGAGTATTCCGTTTATACTAGTTGGATTGTATTTTGTATTTACTGCAAAAAAGACGAATGAAATATAA
- a CDS encoding putative quinol monooxygenase has product MEINLTVIIKSKSEKREELKTILLNLVENSRKEAACLQYDLHQNIENPNVFIFHEIWENKEGLDLHMKQLYFVKFSEVSDLYLDGEMTVYSTSKLG; this is encoded by the coding sequence ATGGAAATAAATTTGACGGTAATTATTAAAAGTAAATCTGAAAAGAGAGAAGAATTAAAAACAATCTTACTGAATTTGGTAGAGAATTCCAGAAAAGAGGCTGCCTGTCTACAATATGATCTGCATCAAAATATAGAAAATCCTAATGTTTTTATTTTTCATGAGATTTGGGAAAATAAAGAAGGATTGGATCTGCATATGAAACAATTATATTTCGTAAAATTTAGTGAGGTTTCTGATCTGTATTTAGATGGGGAAATGACAGTTTATAGCACTTCAAAATTAGGATAG
- a CDS encoding NAD(P)H-dependent oxidoreductase, translating into MKKIFIINGGQKFGHSGGKFNRTIANATAEFFLNNKDFEVRSTDVNDEYDPAQEVEKFVWADVIIYHTPIWWFQLPHAFKKYIDVVFTEGHDNGIYKSDGRSSKNPAVNYGTGGLLHGRKYMVTSSWNAPKEAFTLPGEFFGETSVDDGVLFGFHRMNAFTGMEPLESLHFHDVMKGANLNSDLEMYRNHLTEVFLN; encoded by the coding sequence ATGAAAAAGATATTTATAATAAACGGAGGTCAGAAATTTGGCCATTCAGGTGGAAAATTTAATCGGACAATTGCAAATGCAACTGCAGAATTTTTTCTAAATAATAAAGATTTTGAAGTAAGAAGCACAGATGTAAACGATGAATATGATCCTGCTCAAGAAGTAGAAAAATTTGTCTGGGCAGATGTTATCATTTATCATACGCCGATTTGGTGGTTTCAATTGCCACATGCTTTCAAGAAATATATAGATGTTGTTTTCACCGAAGGTCATGATAATGGTATTTACAAAAGTGATGGGCGTTCCTCTAAAAATCCTGCAGTCAATTACGGAACAGGAGGACTGCTGCACGGCAGAAAATACATGGTAACTTCATCTTGGAATGCGCCGAAGGAAGCTTTTACACTGCCAGGAGAATTCTTTGGAGAAACAAGCGTTGATGATGGAGTATTATTTGGTTTCCACAGAATGAATGCTTTTACAGGAATGGAGCCATTGGAAAGCTTACATTTCCATGATGTCATGAAAGGAGCTAATTTAAACAGCGATTTAGAGATGTATAGAAATCATTTAACGGAAGTTTTTTTGAACTAA